One genomic segment of Candidatus Poseidoniia archaeon includes these proteins:
- a CDS encoding 30S ribosomal protein S11: MSSERWAVAHIFASHNNVIITVTDATGAETIAKCSGGMVVRAQREESRPHAAMLAANQVADTLKERGIGQVQVRLRGAGGKRGGNPGPGAQAAIRALTRAGILITRIDDVTPIPHDGGKPKGGRRGRRV, translated from the coding sequence GAACGCTGGGCCGTAGCGCACATCTTTGCGTCGCATAACAACGTCATTATCACCGTCACCGACGCCACGGGCGCGGAGACCATCGCCAAGTGCTCGGGCGGCATGGTCGTCCGGGCACAGCGCGAGGAATCGCGCCCCCACGCGGCGATGCTTGCCGCCAACCAAGTCGCCGACACCCTCAAGGAGCGCGGTATCGGGCAGGTACAGGTGCGGCTACGCGGCGCTGGCGGCAAGCGGGGCGGCAACCCCGGACCGGGCGCACAGGCAGCCATCCGGGCGCTGACGCGCGCCGGCATCCTGATTACGCGCATCGACGACGTTACGCCGATTCCGCACGACGGCGGTAAGCCTAAAGGCGGGCGCCGTGGGCGGAGGGTCTGA
- a CDS encoding DNA-directed RNA polymerase subunit D, with product MKLNVRELRADYTLLEFEEVNYSFLNSLRRSLIAMVPCLGIHEVDFHMGALGSWTDEEGEEREYESISAMFNEIVAHRLGMLPVPTDSATIAAFGAALDDPEQQPEIMYSLHKQGPCTVYSGDLEPVNGDKSLAIPDPHIPIVKLGEGQAILVYARAIIGTGSRHAKWQAAVAPRFYEAQTVKISGSRAKELVETAGTGGFKKSGKAQVLKDPAKAYQAIRNLRRYHDDPKAEEAIEVETLTDHYLFEFETNGAVSAKLALEQALKALDSHCAEFVAGLEAAA from the coding sequence ATGAAGCTTAACGTCAGGGAACTCCGCGCCGATTACACCCTGCTCGAGTTCGAGGAGGTGAACTACTCGTTCCTCAACTCGCTGCGCCGTTCGCTGATCGCGATGGTGCCCTGCCTCGGAATCCACGAGGTCGACTTCCACATGGGGGCACTCGGCTCCTGGACTGACGAGGAAGGCGAAGAGCGCGAGTATGAATCCATCAGCGCCATGTTCAACGAAATCGTGGCGCACCGGCTGGGTATGCTGCCGGTCCCGACCGACTCAGCGACCATCGCTGCCTTTGGCGCGGCGCTGGACGACCCGGAGCAGCAGCCGGAAATCATGTATTCGCTCCACAAGCAGGGACCCTGCACAGTCTACTCGGGCGACCTGGAGCCGGTCAACGGCGACAAGTCACTCGCGATTCCCGACCCGCACATTCCCATCGTCAAACTGGGCGAGGGACAGGCCATTCTGGTCTACGCCCGCGCCATCATCGGTACCGGCTCCCGGCACGCCAAATGGCAGGCTGCCGTTGCGCCTCGCTTCTACGAAGCGCAAACCGTGAAAATCAGTGGCAGCCGCGCCAAGGAGCTGGTTGAGACTGCCGGCACCGGCGGCTTCAAGAAAAGCGGTAAGGCTCAGGTCCTCAAAGACCCGGCCAAAGCGTACCAGGCCATCCGCAACCTGCGGCGGTACCACGACGACCCCAAGGCCGAGGAGGCCATTGAGGTCGAAACGCTGACCGACCACTACCTCTTCGAGTTCGAGACCAACGGTGCCGTGAGCGCCAAACTGGCGCTGGAGCAAGCCCTTAAAGCACTCGATTCGCACTGCGCCGAGTTCGTTGCCGGCCTCGAAGCGGCAGCCTGA
- the rqcH gene encoding ribosome rescue protein RqcH: protein MKKALSSPDLRALVESWQSLVGARVEQVQRPEANLLHLKLRHRQQGTLHLLVDLQGWAWLGDAPVGAPTTGGFITELRRHIRKARLESIAQLGADRILELRFAAGEARPVLLLELFHRGNALLCEDGNIVQALRRQEFRHRTLGPGEVYLPPPSPCDPFAASETQFAEQLAASKRELVPALAVECNLGGDLAETAARGLTGTRAAKLPAASMATLWQRVRSLLDGERQPTIFFRDGEPATVSPFLLEGFDDRRDFDTFDAAIAAFRELRPEPVTPPNADERREAKQREAAEQFLAEAEQLRSDGELLFAHAAEVAEALVAGEPDYRGRLKIELEGRELELEAALPAESNASWLFDAAKRLERKALRARELAAVPRPRKRKVAKPTAPQEWFERYRWFIASSGEIAVAGRDATSNDRIVKRYLKAGDRYAHADIHGAPSVVVKHGTEPPSAAAMEEACRFSLACSRAWAAGVASGHAYWVESDQVSKTAPAGEFLPKGAFMVRGRRKWHRNLAVELALGEIERDGAPKLMAGPPAAVQAHASRWVTLKPGFTERKALVAQLASAFGQSREAVEKLLPGGKYEIVSLHDIDIK, encoded by the coding sequence ATGAAGAAGGCGCTCAGCAGCCCCGACCTGCGGGCACTTGTTGAGAGCTGGCAGTCACTAGTTGGCGCGCGTGTCGAGCAAGTCCAGCGCCCCGAAGCCAACCTGCTGCACCTCAAGCTACGCCACCGCCAGCAGGGGACGCTGCACCTGCTGGTTGATTTGCAGGGCTGGGCCTGGCTGGGTGACGCGCCGGTCGGCGCCCCGACGACCGGCGGTTTCATTACAGAACTGCGACGGCATATCCGTAAGGCGCGGCTCGAGTCGATAGCGCAACTCGGGGCGGACCGCATCCTGGAGCTGCGCTTCGCGGCGGGCGAGGCTCGGCCGGTGCTGCTGCTCGAGCTGTTCCACCGCGGCAACGCGCTGCTCTGCGAGGATGGCAATATCGTGCAGGCGTTGCGACGGCAGGAGTTCCGCCATCGTACGCTGGGGCCCGGCGAAGTCTATCTCCCGCCGCCGTCGCCTTGCGACCCATTTGCGGCGAGCGAGACGCAGTTCGCTGAACAGCTGGCCGCGTCGAAGCGCGAGCTGGTGCCGGCGCTGGCGGTTGAGTGTAACCTGGGCGGCGACCTGGCCGAAACCGCTGCGCGTGGCCTTACGGGGACGCGCGCCGCAAAGCTGCCCGCCGCAAGCATGGCGACGCTATGGCAGCGCGTCCGCAGCCTGCTTGATGGCGAGCGGCAGCCCACTATCTTTTTCCGCGACGGCGAGCCGGCGACCGTCTCGCCGTTCCTACTCGAGGGGTTCGACGACCGCCGCGACTTCGATACCTTCGACGCAGCGATTGCCGCCTTCCGTGAACTGCGCCCGGAGCCAGTCACGCCGCCGAACGCTGATGAGCGCCGTGAAGCAAAGCAGCGCGAAGCGGCGGAACAGTTCCTGGCCGAGGCGGAGCAGTTGCGCAGCGACGGCGAACTGCTCTTCGCGCACGCTGCCGAGGTAGCGGAGGCGCTGGTAGCGGGCGAGCCAGACTACCGCGGCCGGCTGAAGATTGAGCTGGAGGGGCGCGAGCTGGAGCTGGAGGCGGCGCTCCCGGCTGAGTCGAACGCTTCGTGGCTCTTCGACGCCGCAAAGCGGCTCGAGCGCAAGGCACTGCGCGCGCGCGAGCTGGCGGCGGTGCCGCGACCGCGCAAGCGCAAGGTTGCGAAGCCGACCGCACCGCAGGAGTGGTTCGAGCGCTACCGCTGGTTCATCGCCTCCAGCGGCGAGATTGCGGTAGCCGGCCGCGACGCTACATCCAACGACCGCATCGTCAAACGCTACCTCAAGGCGGGCGACCGCTACGCGCACGCCGATATCCACGGTGCGCCCAGCGTCGTCGTCAAGCACGGCACGGAGCCACCCTCGGCAGCGGCGATGGAAGAGGCGTGCCGCTTCAGCCTCGCCTGCTCGCGTGCCTGGGCTGCCGGCGTCGCCTCCGGGCACGCTTACTGGGTCGAGAGCGACCAGGTTTCGAAGACGGCGCCGGCGGGAGAATTCCTGCCCAAGGGGGCGTTCATGGTCCGCGGCCGGCGCAAGTGGCATCGCAATCTGGCGGTTGAGCTGGCGCTCGGCGAAATCGAGCGTGACGGCGCGCCGAAGCTGATGGCTGGCCCGCCCGCGGCGGTGCAGGCGCACGCCAGCCGCTGGGTCACGCTGAAGCCCGGCTTCACCGAGCGCAAGGCGCTGGTGGCGCAGTTAGCCAGTGCCTTCGGGCAGTCCCGCGAGGCGGTCGAGAAGTTATTGCCGGGTGGTAAGTACGAGATAGTTTCTCTGCACGATATAGATATAAAGTAA
- a CDS encoding CARDB domain-containing protein: MKPVEPNANGGRRMLVALIAGALLFTTLALTSTVSAASPITLASSASTGNVLAGESVTFTLTLTSSDNTYNYQTVKLYGSWLSGTDWPYVFSDSSGNELPGQSIDVAKGGTATAYLSVVCIGACTGGTSNTITVYGKSDPRYMTVDGDDNAGDPAGSNNATNSIDITITAVNAYTVDVTAESTSTASTNKVYQGETTVWRYTVTNTGWNDDTYDFSVSTTAHAWTLTTGLSNGLEIKGQSNTVATHSHTGEITITPSSGAAPATYTVTISATSSNGASDSATFSVVLPEPDLEIKATDISFSHTSAWITARGNSQLVTITAKVRNNGGSMDTAGNSATNVDVWFTVDGSTVGTVQYVSSLDHGEEETVSVSYKPNRPHSDSETGLPVKVMVDQYNNLDGSKPGDKAITESDETNNEASTTFKVVRIKTANPSFYLGFTALTASVGAAVLLSRYYRSEDEE; the protein is encoded by the coding sequence ATGAAACCAGTAGAACCGAATGCGAACGGCGGCCGCCGTATGCTTGTTGCGCTCATTGCAGGCGCACTGCTCTTCACTACGCTGGCGCTAACCAGCACGGTGAGTGCGGCCTCGCCGATAACTCTGGCTTCCAGCGCTTCTACGGGTAACGTCCTCGCGGGCGAATCAGTGACCTTCACCCTGACCCTCACTAGTAGCGACAACACCTACAACTACCAGACCGTCAAACTCTACGGCAGCTGGCTGTCCGGTACGGACTGGCCCTACGTCTTCTCGGATTCCTCTGGAAACGAGCTTCCCGGCCAGTCAATTGACGTGGCCAAGGGCGGCACCGCTACGGCCTACCTGAGCGTTGTCTGTATCGGAGCATGTACTGGTGGTACCTCGAACACCATAACGGTTTACGGCAAGAGTGACCCCCGCTACATGACTGTGGACGGAGATGACAATGCGGGCGACCCGGCAGGTTCCAATAATGCAACCAACTCTATTGATATCACCATAACAGCAGTCAATGCCTACACGGTTGATGTGACCGCAGAATCAACCTCGACGGCCAGCACCAACAAGGTGTATCAGGGTGAAACGACGGTCTGGCGTTACACGGTAACCAACACCGGCTGGAATGATGACACCTACGACTTCTCGGTTTCAACCACGGCCCACGCCTGGACCTTGACCACTGGATTGAGCAACGGCCTCGAAATCAAGGGCCAGAGCAACACTGTCGCAACCCACAGTCACACAGGCGAGATAACCATCACGCCGTCCTCGGGAGCCGCTCCCGCTACCTACACCGTGACGATTTCAGCGACTTCGAGCAACGGGGCTTCCGACAGCGCCACATTTTCAGTAGTTCTCCCGGAACCCGACCTTGAAATCAAGGCGACTGACATTTCCTTCTCTCACACCTCGGCCTGGATTACCGCTCGTGGCAATTCACAGCTCGTGACGATAACTGCCAAGGTACGGAACAATGGTGGAAGCATGGATACGGCTGGAAACAGCGCCACGAACGTGGACGTATGGTTCACTGTCGACGGGTCAACTGTCGGCACGGTCCAGTACGTAAGTTCACTCGACCATGGCGAAGAGGAGACAGTATCAGTCAGCTACAAGCCCAACCGCCCCCACAGTGATAGCGAAACCGGCCTGCCGGTGAAGGTGATGGTTGACCAGTATAACAACCTCGATGGCAGCAAGCCTGGGGACAAGGCTATCACGGAGAGCGACGAGACTAACAACGAGGCCTCGACCACTTTCAAGGTAGTGCGCATCAAGACGGCAAACCCGTCGTTCTATCTAGGCTTCACCGCGTTGACCGCCTCGGTCGGTGCGGCGGTGCTGCTCTCGCGCTATTACCGCAGCGAAGACGAAGAGTAG
- a CDS encoding bifunctional phosphoglucose/phosphomannose isomerase: protein MAATNSIETDMQRFGALFAAATDASEDAQPLAAGSVIVAGMGGSGIAGRLAQALAERCGGLRVSAWSDYGLPAWADGSERLIAVSYSGNTAETLSGVERAIELGCGWEAITTGGRLAALGREYGAPVTAIEPGHQPRAALPLLLVPLLQRLPIAGIAAQLTEAGEVLGAAVSPVGAATAASPPAPAAAPDGGESGATASPAAIAAQLAGKLPFIYGAGGLATVAYRWRCQIAENAKQLAVHHALPELDHNEIVGWASPPPNAVVVALREPDEPARVAARWKATRAAAWRDVPVIECRARGESPLARWLSLVHLGDTVSVELAHLNGVEPTPVRVIEELKRRLDD from the coding sequence GTGGCAGCTACGAATTCTATCGAAACTGACATGCAACGCTTTGGCGCGCTGTTCGCCGCCGCGACCGACGCCAGCGAGGACGCGCAGCCGCTTGCGGCCGGCAGCGTTATCGTCGCTGGCATGGGCGGCTCGGGCATCGCCGGCCGGCTGGCGCAGGCGCTCGCGGAGCGGTGCGGTGGGCTGCGCGTCAGCGCCTGGAGCGACTACGGGCTGCCGGCATGGGCCGACGGCAGCGAGCGGCTCATCGCGGTTTCGTATTCGGGCAACACCGCCGAGACGCTCTCAGGCGTCGAGCGCGCCATCGAGCTGGGATGCGGCTGGGAGGCGATTACTACCGGCGGCCGCCTCGCCGCACTGGGGCGGGAGTATGGCGCGCCCGTGACCGCCATCGAGCCGGGGCACCAGCCGCGCGCCGCGCTGCCGCTGCTGCTGGTGCCGCTGCTGCAGCGGCTGCCGATTGCCGGGATTGCGGCGCAACTGACCGAAGCGGGGGAAGTGCTTGGCGCCGCGGTATCGCCTGTTGGGGCCGCGACTGCGGCATCGCCTCCGGCGCCGGCCGCAGCGCCTGACGGGGGCGAGAGCGGCGCCACCGCCAGCCCCGCCGCGATTGCGGCGCAGCTCGCCGGCAAGCTGCCGTTCATCTATGGTGCCGGCGGCCTCGCGACGGTGGCGTACCGCTGGCGCTGCCAGATTGCGGAGAACGCCAAGCAACTGGCGGTGCACCACGCGCTGCCCGAGCTGGACCACAACGAGATTGTCGGCTGGGCCTCCCCGCCTCCGAACGCGGTCGTCGTCGCGCTGCGCGAGCCGGACGAGCCGGCCCGCGTCGCGGCGCGCTGGAAAGCGACGCGCGCGGCGGCGTGGCGCGACGTCCCGGTCATCGAGTGCCGGGCACGTGGCGAAAGCCCGCTGGCGCGCTGGCTCTCGCTGGTGCATCTGGGAGACACGGTCTCGGTGGAGCTGGCGCACCTCAACGGGGTGGAGCCGACCCCGGTGAGGGTGATTGAGGAGCTGAAGCGGAGGCTGGATGACTGA
- a CDS encoding CDP-2,3-bis-(O-geranylgeranyl)-sn-glycerol synthase: MTVVAITPLGIVLVTVWHMLPAYLANTIASIVGGGAPIDYGRNWRDGRRILGDGKTWRGLVGGTLGGLLVGHFQITTGSSFFSGYVSWGSSPYLIFFLLAFGALVGDMAASFIKRRQGQERGAKSPLLDMYDFIIGALVMTGLFGGDWLDYWLFGGRFSYGWVPLITIATIVIATPILHRSVNILGYKLGVKQVPW, from the coding sequence ATGACGGTAGTGGCAATCACTCCATTGGGGATCGTTCTAGTCACTGTTTGGCACATGCTGCCAGCTTACCTTGCTAACACAATCGCGTCCATAGTTGGCGGTGGGGCACCTATAGATTATGGGCGCAACTGGAGAGATGGGCGACGTATCCTGGGTGACGGGAAAACCTGGCGTGGGCTCGTTGGCGGTACACTTGGAGGCCTGCTGGTGGGTCATTTTCAAATAACCACTGGCTCAAGTTTCTTCAGCGGCTATGTCTCATGGGGTTCTTCACCCTACCTGATTTTCTTCCTGCTCGCCTTTGGAGCGCTGGTGGGAGACATGGCGGCGTCGTTCATTAAACGACGGCAGGGGCAGGAGCGCGGCGCCAAATCGCCACTGCTCGATATGTATGATTTCATAATCGGTGCGCTGGTCATGACTGGGTTGTTCGGAGGGGACTGGCTTGATTACTGGCTTTTCGGTGGCCGGTTTTCCTATGGTTGGGTGCCCCTCATCACTATCGCAACTATCGTCATCGCCACCCCTATTCTGCACCGTAGCGTCAATATTCTCGGTTACAAGCTCGGGGTGAAACAGGTGCCGTGGTAG
- a CDS encoding signal recognition particle subunit SRP19/SEC65 family protein, producing MGDRRPLVIYPEYFDSRLARSAGRRLPVAECVKSPTTEELATLAKSMGLAPTAEEASHPAHWAAGRGRLRLAYGGAKAELLHQLGAKLKAARRTD from the coding sequence ATGGGCGACCGGCGGCCGCTCGTCATTTACCCCGAATATTTTGATAGCCGGCTGGCGCGTTCCGCCGGCCGGCGCCTGCCGGTCGCCGAGTGCGTCAAGTCGCCCACGACCGAAGAGCTGGCGACGCTCGCGAAGTCCATGGGGCTGGCGCCCACGGCGGAAGAGGCGAGCCATCCCGCGCACTGGGCCGCCGGGCGGGGACGCCTACGGCTCGCCTACGGCGGCGCGAAGGCGGAGCTGCTGCACCAGCTCGGCGCCAAATTAAAGGCAGCGCGGCGCACCGACTGA
- a CDS encoding 30S ribosomal protein S8e: MALWQGRSKRKPTGGRRHAHRGKRRAEIGRELQLTRVGERRQKFARARGGTRKVRLLRDEIATVTDSAKGKTTQSKILDVVENSANPHYVRQNIVTRGAVIETEAGRARVTSRPGQHGVISAVLIAD; the protein is encoded by the coding sequence ATGGCACTCTGGCAGGGACGTTCAAAACGCAAGCCAACCGGCGGCCGCCGCCACGCCCACCGCGGTAAGCGCCGCGCCGAAATCGGGCGCGAGCTGCAGCTGACCCGCGTCGGTGAGCGGCGACAGAAATTTGCCCGTGCTCGCGGCGGCACCCGCAAGGTGCGGTTGCTGCGCGACGAAATCGCGACAGTCACCGACTCCGCCAAGGGCAAGACCACGCAGTCGAAAATACTGGACGTCGTCGAAAATTCGGCAAACCCGCACTACGTGCGACAGAATATCGTTACTCGCGGCGCGGTCATCGAGACCGAGGCGGGCCGCGCCCGCGTCACCTCGCGACCGGGACAGCACGGCGTCATCAGCGCAGTCCTGATAGCCGACTGA
- a CDS encoding orotate phosphoribosyltransferase-like protein yields MSIESLSERADELREKGLSTREICQELHLSRATVEWLLAKQASEPGERPPADVKAGWRTIGVSGFRMRATAEIMADIILEEQEKHDFDVEVVAGVMANGVPLGTLISELLEVDFAMVRPSREDTSIDFASNFAGLKDKQVVIIDDVVSSGTTSREVIEFIKQEGGEPVLVIVVINKRAENELDGVPLRALVRARPVGT; encoded by the coding sequence GTGTCAATAGAATCATTATCTGAACGCGCCGACGAGTTACGCGAGAAAGGGCTCTCGACGCGCGAAATTTGTCAGGAGCTGCATCTGTCGCGGGCGACGGTCGAATGGCTGCTCGCAAAGCAGGCCTCGGAACCGGGAGAGCGGCCGCCGGCCGACGTCAAGGCGGGCTGGCGCACCATCGGCGTTTCAGGCTTCCGGATGCGCGCTACCGCTGAAATCATGGCCGACATTATCCTCGAGGAGCAGGAAAAGCACGACTTCGATGTAGAAGTCGTCGCCGGCGTGATGGCGAACGGAGTCCCACTCGGCACGCTCATCTCGGAACTGCTCGAGGTTGACTTTGCGATGGTACGGCCGTCGCGGGAAGATACCTCCATCGACTTCGCATCCAACTTCGCCGGCCTCAAAGATAAGCAAGTGGTAATCATCGATGATGTCGTCAGCTCCGGCACCACCTCGCGCGAGGTCATCGAGTTCATAAAACAGGAAGGCGGCGAGCCGGTGCTGGTGATTGTAGTTATCAACAAGCGAGCCGAAAATGAGCTGGACGGCGTCCCGCTGCGTGCGCTGGTTCGCGCGCGGCCCGTCGGCACCTGA
- the lysS gene encoding lysine--tRNA ligase — MHWADVAAARLLERGDRHVISSGITPSGPIHVGSMREILTADAVARAVRDAGGEAELVYVADTADPLRKVYPFLDESYAEWVGHPLAEIPAPEGDGSYADHFLEPFFDALREVGVAPRVVDNHAAYREGRFADCTRAAVENAAGAREILERVSGRQLPRDWFPWTCRDSDGRLVNGRVTECKWPILEFENAAGEIVQNNLAKGEGKLPWRLDWPAKWSWLGVSFEAFGKDHATRGGSFDTGREIIEAIYGGSAPDHLVYEWIHLKDSGAMHSSTGVAVSAAEMLRIAPPEALRWLVLKPQPQRHIDFDPGLGVLNLVDDYDRAGQARFAGDTSDDRNDYTRAWELSQVAEIPKALPAVPYRHLVTLAQSRPGLDGIVETLQQTGELEDVSASDREWLAKRLECLENWLAGPAPDAVRFTLQERPPQLKLGKGERNALATLAGLLAEAEWQPQPLHDLFYAAQATSGLPAKALFELVYRVLLGQSRGPRLGFFLATLDREWVVARLRSYS, encoded by the coding sequence ATGCACTGGGCGGATGTTGCCGCCGCACGACTTCTGGAGCGCGGCGACCGCCACGTAATCTCTTCAGGAATCACCCCGTCGGGACCCATCCACGTCGGGAGCATGCGCGAAATCCTGACCGCCGACGCGGTAGCACGCGCGGTGCGCGACGCTGGCGGCGAGGCGGAGCTGGTCTACGTGGCGGACACAGCCGACCCGTTGCGCAAAGTCTACCCGTTCCTCGACGAGAGCTACGCCGAATGGGTCGGCCACCCGCTGGCGGAAATCCCCGCCCCTGAAGGGGACGGTAGCTACGCCGACCATTTCCTCGAGCCGTTTTTCGACGCGCTGCGCGAAGTCGGAGTGGCACCGCGAGTGGTCGACAACCACGCCGCCTACCGCGAGGGGCGCTTCGCCGACTGCACCCGCGCCGCGGTCGAGAACGCGGCGGGCGCGCGCGAAATCCTCGAGCGCGTCAGCGGGCGGCAGCTGCCGCGCGACTGGTTCCCGTGGACCTGCCGCGACAGCGACGGGCGGCTGGTCAACGGCCGCGTCACCGAATGCAAGTGGCCCATACTGGAATTCGAGAACGCCGCGGGCGAGATTGTGCAGAACAACCTCGCGAAGGGCGAAGGGAAGCTGCCGTGGCGGCTCGACTGGCCCGCCAAATGGAGCTGGCTCGGCGTCAGCTTCGAAGCGTTCGGAAAGGACCACGCCACTCGCGGCGGCAGCTTTGATACCGGTCGCGAGATAATCGAAGCCATCTACGGCGGCAGCGCCCCCGACCACCTCGTTTACGAATGGATTCACCTCAAGGACAGTGGCGCGATGCACTCCTCGACCGGCGTAGCCGTTTCGGCGGCCGAGATGCTGCGCATCGCCCCGCCCGAAGCGCTGCGCTGGCTGGTACTGAAGCCACAGCCGCAGCGGCACATCGACTTCGACCCCGGGCTGGGAGTCCTGAATCTTGTCGACGACTACGACCGCGCCGGGCAGGCGCGCTTCGCCGGCGACACCAGCGACGACAGAAACGACTACACCCGCGCGTGGGAGCTGTCGCAAGTCGCGGAAATACCGAAGGCGCTGCCGGCGGTCCCGTATCGCCACTTGGTGACGCTGGCCCAGTCGCGCCCCGGGCTTGACGGCATTGTCGAGACGTTGCAGCAAACGGGCGAGCTGGAGGACGTCTCCGCCAGCGACCGCGAATGGCTCGCCAAGCGGCTGGAGTGCCTCGAGAACTGGCTTGCCGGCCCGGCGCCCGACGCGGTGCGCTTCACGTTGCAGGAGCGGCCGCCGCAGCTCAAGCTCGGGAAGGGCGAGCGCAATGCGCTCGCCACGCTGGCGGGGCTGCTCGCGGAAGCGGAGTGGCAGCCGCAGCCGCTACACGACCTGTTCTACGCGGCGCAGGCAACGAGCGGCCTGCCGGCGAAGGCTCTCTTCGAGCTTGTGTACCGCGTGCTGCTCGGCCAGTCGCGCGGGCCGCGGCTCGGCTTCTTCCTCGCGACGCTCGACCGCGAGTGGGTCGTCGCGCGGCTGCGCAGCTATTCGTAA
- a CDS encoding VanZ family protein: MSPRLAWALALGWMALIALLSHQSAVGGLATASGLPLADKLDHLVEFALLGALLRNAVARHHPLPVVAPAFFVLALGASYGALDELHQSLVPGRDAELGDWLADAAGVALGSFAFSRYE, encoded by the coding sequence TTGAGTCCGCGACTGGCGTGGGCGCTCGCGCTGGGCTGGATGGCGCTGATTGCCCTGCTGAGCCACCAGTCGGCGGTCGGCGGCCTGGCGACCGCGAGCGGGCTGCCGCTGGCGGACAAGCTGGACCACCTGGTGGAGTTCGCGTTGCTCGGCGCGCTGCTGCGGAACGCGGTCGCGCGCCACCACCCGCTGCCAGTCGTCGCGCCGGCGTTCTTCGTGCTCGCGCTTGGCGCCAGCTACGGCGCGCTCGACGAGCTGCACCAGTCGCTGGTGCCGGGGCGCGACGCGGAATTGGGCGACTGGCTGGCCGATGCGGCGGGCGTTGCGCTCGGCAGCTTCGCTTTCAGTCGTTACGAATAG
- a CDS encoding M20/M25/M40 family metallo-hydrolase, with protein sequence MPELERLLEQLVAIPSVMGDETAKAKFLADYLSDWESELQPVEGGTVNLWCHAPGDGAPLLLCAHLDTVPPAPGWEAPHAPRREGGNLVGLGAADMQAGLAIAVETFRACAGESGQRPLSLLLTCDEEGWCRGVNAALPRLRELAPELVLVPEPSGERVVLSAPGRAVFRLALETEGGHATREGESALARMAGIALEIEAMAVTGSQVVLEFTSRARGLSHPQDALLVVDRHLAPGESRDAAREALRQLDPRLAVAEAERPTPPPEAYAAERTPSVERLLALSGHPPGDSSSVGDFNFLATVAPTAILGPEGGNLHAPGEWVSLASVRRVYELYLRFLRDA encoded by the coding sequence TTGCCTGAACTGGAGCGGCTGCTCGAGCAACTGGTCGCGATTCCATCGGTGATGGGCGACGAGACTGCGAAAGCAAAGTTCCTCGCCGATTACCTTTCCGACTGGGAGTCGGAGCTACAGCCTGTGGAGGGCGGCACCGTGAATCTCTGGTGCCACGCCCCCGGCGACGGCGCCCCGCTCCTGCTCTGCGCGCACCTCGACACGGTGCCGCCCGCCCCCGGCTGGGAAGCGCCGCACGCACCGCGCCGCGAAGGCGGCAACCTCGTCGGCCTCGGCGCCGCCGACATGCAGGCGGGGCTTGCGATTGCGGTCGAAACGTTCCGCGCCTGCGCTGGCGAGAGCGGCCAGCGGCCGCTCTCGCTGCTGCTGACCTGTGACGAGGAAGGTTGGTGCCGCGGGGTGAACGCTGCGCTGCCGCGGCTGCGCGAACTGGCGCCCGAGCTGGTGCTGGTGCCCGAGCCGAGCGGCGAGCGAGTCGTGCTGTCGGCGCCCGGCCGCGCAGTTTTCCGCCTTGCGCTCGAGACTGAAGGCGGCCACGCTACGCGCGAGGGCGAGAGTGCGCTGGCGCGCATGGCCGGAATCGCACTCGAAATCGAAGCGATGGCGGTCACGGGCAGCCAGGTTGTGCTGGAGTTCACGTCACGCGCCCGCGGGCTGAGCCACCCGCAGGACGCGCTGCTGGTCGTCGACCGCCATCTCGCGCCGGGCGAGTCGCGCGACGCCGCCCGCGAGGCGCTGAGACAGCTCGACCCACGGTTGGCGGTCGCGGAGGCGGAGCGGCCGACGCCGCCGCCCGAAGCGTACGCGGCCGAGCGCACACCGTCGGTCGAGCGGCTGCTGGCGCTGAGCGGCCACCCGCCCGGCGATTCGTCATCGGTCGGCGACTTCAACTTCCTCGCCACCGTCGCGCCGACCGCCATCCTCGGTCCCGAAGGCGGCAACCTGCACGCGCCCGGGGAGTGGGTCTCGCTGGCGTCGGTGCGGAGGGTTTACGAACTCTACCTGCGGTTCCTGCGCGACGCCTGA